One part of the Streptomyces lienomycini genome encodes these proteins:
- a CDS encoding DsbA family oxidoreductase: MRVEIWSDIACPWCYVGKARFEKALAAFPHRDGVEVVHRSFELDPGRAKDDVQPVLTMLTAKYGMSEAQARAGEDNLGAQAAAEGLDYRTRDRDHGSTFDMHRLLHLAKARGRHEALLDAFYRGNFAEERSVFNDDGRLLELAVGAGLDAEEVRAVLADPGAYADEVRADEREAAQLGATGVPFFVLDRAYGVSGAQPAEVFSQALTQAWGERTPLKLIDDGGAEACGPDGCAVPQK, from the coding sequence ATGCGCGTCGAGATCTGGAGCGACATCGCCTGCCCGTGGTGCTACGTGGGCAAGGCCCGCTTCGAGAAGGCGCTCGCGGCCTTCCCGCACCGTGACGGGGTCGAGGTGGTCCACCGGTCGTTCGAACTCGACCCCGGGCGGGCCAAGGACGACGTGCAGCCGGTGCTGACGATGCTCACCGCCAAGTACGGCATGAGCGAGGCGCAGGCGCGGGCCGGCGAGGACAACCTCGGCGCCCAGGCCGCCGCCGAGGGCCTCGACTACCGCACCCGGGACCGCGACCACGGCAGCACCTTCGACATGCACCGCCTGCTGCACCTCGCCAAGGCGCGCGGGCGGCACGAGGCCCTGCTCGACGCGTTCTACCGGGGCAACTTCGCCGAGGAGCGCTCGGTGTTCAACGACGACGGGCGACTCCTCGAACTGGCCGTCGGCGCCGGACTCGACGCCGAGGAGGTCCGCGCGGTGCTCGCCGACCCCGGCGCCTACGCCGACGAGGTGCGCGCCGACGAGCGCGAGGCCGCCCAGCTCGGGGCCACCGGAGTGCCGTTCTTCGTGCTCGACCGGGCCTACGGCGTCTCGGGCGCCCAGCCCGCCGAGGTCTTCTCCCAGGCGCTGACCCAGGCGTGGGGCGAGCGCACACCGCTCAAGCTGATCGACGACGGCGGCGCGGAGGCCTGCGGCCCGGACGGGTGCGCGGTGCCACAGAAGTGA
- a CDS encoding aldehyde dehydrogenase (NADP(+)) encodes MAAAPVWSVDPRTGKQREQVAVEATAQEVDAAVRAAHAARDALADRAVRAAFLRSAADELKAAEGTLVEAADAETALGPVRLTGELARTCYQLRAFADIVDEGEFLGVVVNHPDDTATPPIPDLRRYKVPLGVVAVYSASNFPFAFSVPGGDTASALAAGCPVVVKAHPDHPALSELVAKVLRRAAARHDIPDGVLGLVHGFEAGVELIKHPLVAAAGFTGSVRGGRALFDAAAARPVPIPFHGELGSLNPVVVTEAAVTERAEAIGAGLAGSMTLGVGQFCVKPGLVLVPAGDVGDGLVKSLTDAVSATGAGVLLDHRMRDNFVAGVAERAALPDVDSPVTPGAGGEHTVSAGFLTVPAGRLAEEGEHDLLLEECFGPVTVVARYQDEGEVRGVLSRLPGNLTATVQLSAEEAAGQGRGASILAELVPLAGRVLVNGWPTGVAVAAAQQHGGPYPATTSTSTSVGGTAVERWLRPVAYQGTPEALLPAELRDDNPLGLPRRFNGVLER; translated from the coding sequence GTGGCAGCAGCACCAGTCTGGAGTGTCGACCCCCGTACCGGGAAGCAGCGTGAGCAGGTCGCCGTGGAAGCCACGGCCCAGGAGGTGGACGCCGCCGTCCGCGCCGCGCACGCCGCCCGGGACGCCCTCGCCGACCGCGCCGTCCGCGCGGCCTTCCTGCGCAGCGCCGCCGACGAGCTGAAGGCGGCGGAGGGCACCCTGGTCGAGGCCGCCGACGCGGAGACCGCGCTGGGCCCGGTCCGGCTCACCGGCGAACTCGCCCGCACCTGCTACCAGTTGCGGGCCTTCGCCGACATCGTCGACGAGGGCGAGTTCCTCGGCGTGGTCGTCAACCACCCCGACGACACCGCCACCCCGCCCATCCCCGACCTGCGCCGCTACAAGGTGCCGCTCGGCGTCGTCGCCGTCTACTCCGCCTCCAACTTCCCCTTCGCCTTCTCCGTCCCCGGCGGCGACACCGCCAGCGCGCTGGCGGCCGGCTGCCCGGTCGTCGTCAAGGCCCACCCCGACCACCCGGCCCTGTCCGAGCTGGTCGCCAAGGTGCTGCGCCGGGCCGCGGCCCGCCACGACATCCCGGACGGCGTCCTCGGTCTGGTGCACGGCTTCGAGGCGGGCGTCGAACTGATCAAGCACCCGCTGGTGGCCGCGGCCGGCTTCACCGGCTCCGTCCGCGGCGGGCGCGCGCTGTTCGACGCGGCGGCGGCGCGTCCGGTGCCGATCCCCTTCCACGGCGAGCTGGGCTCGCTGAACCCCGTCGTCGTCACGGAGGCGGCGGTCACCGAACGGGCGGAGGCGATCGGCGCGGGGCTGGCCGGTTCGATGACGCTGGGCGTCGGCCAGTTCTGCGTGAAGCCCGGCCTGGTCCTCGTGCCGGCCGGTGACGTCGGTGACGGCCTGGTCAAGTCCCTCACCGACGCGGTCAGCGCCACCGGCGCCGGTGTGCTCCTCGACCACCGCATGCGGGACAACTTCGTCGCGGGCGTCGCCGAGCGCGCCGCGCTGCCCGACGTGGACTCCCCGGTGACCCCGGGCGCGGGCGGCGAGCACACCGTCAGCGCCGGGTTCCTCACCGTGCCGGCCGGGCGGCTGGCGGAGGAGGGCGAACACGACCTGCTCCTGGAGGAGTGCTTCGGGCCGGTCACCGTGGTGGCCCGCTACCAGGACGAGGGGGAGGTGCGGGGGGTGCTGTCGCGGCTGCCGGGAAATCTGACGGCTACCGTGCAGCTCTCCGCCGAGGAGGCGGCGGGTCAGGGACGCGGGGCGTCCATCCTCGCGGAGCTTGTGCCGTTGGCGGGGCGGGTGCTGGTCAACGGCTGGCCGACCGGGGTTGCGGTGGCCGCGGCCCAGCAGCACGGGGGGCCCTACCCGGCCACCACTTCGACGTCCACGTCGGTGGGAGGGACGGCTGTCGAGCGGTGGCTGCGGCCTGTCGCTTATCAGGGGACGCCTGAGGCGCTGCTTCCTGCGGAGCTTCGGGACGACAATCCGCTGGGGCTGCCGCGGCGGTTCAACGGGGTGCTTGAGCGGTAG
- a CDS encoding aminotransferase class V-fold PLP-dependent enzyme gives MDGEVRGPHSGAMGSFENLVRTEFAPKTTYLNTASTGLLPARTLVAMRDAAAFAADGQPLDMFADVEAARAAYARLVGVPATRVATGASVATFSGLVAASLPPGAEVLTAEGDFSSLVNPLYTRGDLKVRSVPLELLAESVGPDTALVAVSSVQSADGRVADLAALRDAARAHGARTLIDVSQANGWLPTAADDFDYVTAVGYKWVLCPRGVAFLVVPQDLGAAAGLTPLFAGWATGEHPWDSCYGPVGELARSARRFDESPALFSYTGARHSLALIEELGVDAVHAHDTALADRFRAGARSLGHEPVPAPGSAIVSVPGLGHRQGELAGAGVQVSDRAGNLRAAFHLYNTAADVDRLLDVLAG, from the coding sequence ATGGACGGGGAGGTCCGGGGGCCGCACAGTGGTGCCATGGGAAGCTTCGAGAACCTCGTCCGTACCGAGTTCGCCCCGAAGACCACGTACCTGAACACCGCCAGCACCGGACTGCTCCCCGCCCGGACCCTCGTCGCGATGCGTGACGCGGCGGCCTTTGCGGCGGACGGGCAGCCGCTCGACATGTTCGCCGACGTCGAGGCGGCCCGGGCCGCGTACGCCCGTCTCGTGGGAGTGCCCGCCACCCGGGTCGCGACCGGCGCGTCCGTCGCCACGTTCAGCGGGCTCGTCGCCGCGTCGCTGCCTCCGGGCGCCGAAGTCCTCACCGCGGAGGGCGACTTCAGCTCCCTGGTGAACCCGCTGTACACGCGGGGCGATCTGAAGGTGCGCAGCGTGCCGCTGGAACTGCTCGCCGAGTCGGTGGGCCCCGACACCGCGCTCGTGGCGGTCAGCTCCGTGCAGTCCGCCGACGGGCGGGTCGCCGACCTCGCCGCACTGCGGGACGCCGCCCGGGCGCACGGGGCGCGGACGCTGATCGACGTCTCCCAGGCGAACGGCTGGCTGCCGACGGCCGCGGACGACTTCGACTACGTGACCGCCGTCGGCTACAAGTGGGTGCTCTGCCCGCGCGGCGTCGCCTTCCTCGTCGTCCCGCAGGACCTGGGAGCGGCGGCCGGGCTGACGCCCCTGTTCGCAGGGTGGGCGACCGGTGAGCACCCCTGGGACAGCTGCTACGGCCCCGTCGGGGAACTCGCGCGCTCCGCCCGGCGGTTCGACGAGAGCCCCGCCCTGTTCTCGTACACGGGCGCCCGGCACTCCCTGGCGCTGATCGAGGAACTGGGCGTGGACGCGGTGCACGCCCACGACACCGCGCTCGCCGACCGGTTCCGCGCGGGAGCGCGCTCGCTCGGCCACGAGCCGGTGCCCGCGCCGGGCTCCGCGATCGTGTCCGTGCCGGGGCTCGGCCACCGGCAGGGCGAGCTGGCCGGGGCGGGCGTCCAGGTGTCCGACCGGGCGGGCAATCTGCGCGCCGCCTTCCACCTGTACAACACCGCGGCCGACGTGGACCGGCTGCTCGACGTGCTGGCGGGCTGA
- the thpD gene encoding ectoine hydroxylase, with amino-acid sequence MTTTTTNVTDLYPTRGATEVATPRQDPVVWGSPDTPGPVSAGDLQSLDRDGFLAIDQLIGPDEVGVYQRELERLVGDPAIRADERSIVEPQSKEIRSVFEVHKISEVFAKLVRDERVVGRARQILGSDVYVHQSRINVKPGFGASGFYWHSDFETWHAEDGLPNMRTISVSIALTENYDTNGGLMIMPGSHKTFLGCAGATPKDNYKKSLQMQDAGTPSDEGLTKLASEYGIKLFTGKAGSATWFDCNCMHGSGDNITPFPRSNVFIVFNSVENTAVEPFAAPIRRPDFVGARDFTPVR; translated from the coding sequence GTGACCACCACGACCACGAACGTCACTGATCTCTATCCCACCCGCGGCGCCACCGAGGTGGCCACCCCTCGGCAGGACCCGGTCGTCTGGGGCTCCCCGGACACGCCCGGTCCCGTCTCGGCGGGTGACCTGCAGTCCCTGGACCGCGACGGCTTCCTCGCCATCGACCAGCTCATCGGTCCGGACGAGGTCGGCGTCTACCAGCGCGAGCTGGAGCGCCTGGTCGGCGACCCGGCCATCCGCGCGGACGAGCGCTCGATCGTCGAGCCGCAGTCCAAGGAGATCCGTTCGGTCTTCGAGGTGCACAAGATCAGCGAGGTGTTCGCGAAGCTTGTGCGCGACGAGCGCGTGGTCGGGCGGGCCCGGCAGATCCTCGGCTCGGACGTCTACGTCCACCAGTCGCGGATCAACGTCAAGCCGGGATTCGGTGCCAGCGGCTTCTACTGGCACTCGGACTTCGAGACCTGGCACGCCGAGGACGGCCTGCCGAACATGCGGACGATCTCGGTCTCGATCGCGCTCACCGAGAACTACGACACCAATGGCGGTCTGATGATCATGCCGGGGTCGCACAAGACGTTCCTCGGGTGCGCGGGGGCCACGCCGAAGGACAACTACAAGAAGTCCCTGCAGATGCAGGACGCGGGGACACCGTCCGACGAGGGCCTGACGAAGCTGGCCTCGGAGTACGGCATCAAGCTGTTCACCGGCAAGGCCGGCTCGGCGACGTGGTTCGACTGCAACTGCATGCACGGGTCGGGCGACAACATCACGCCGTTCCCGCGCAGCAACGTGTTCATCGTGTTCAACAGCGTGGAGAACACGGCCGTGGAGCCGTTCGCGGCACCGATCCGGCGGCCGGACTTCGTCGGCGCGCGGGACTTCACGCCGGTGCGGTGA
- a CDS encoding GNAT family N-acetyltransferase: MHIALREVHDSDLPVFFRQMNDPEALRMAAFTPKDPADWDAFATHWGKIRASRDVVRTILGDGDVVGSTAVYGEPGEREVTYWVDRAYWGRGVATSALRALLAEVRDRPLYARAAADNTGSRRVLEKCGFETSARARGFATARGEEIDEVVLHLAE; the protein is encoded by the coding sequence ATGCATATCGCCCTGCGCGAGGTTCACGACAGCGATCTGCCCGTCTTCTTCCGGCAGATGAACGATCCGGAGGCCCTGCGCATGGCGGCCTTCACCCCGAAGGACCCGGCCGACTGGGACGCGTTCGCGACGCACTGGGGGAAGATCCGCGCCTCCCGCGACGTCGTGCGGACCATCCTCGGCGACGGTGACGTGGTCGGCAGCACGGCGGTGTACGGGGAGCCGGGTGAGCGCGAGGTGACGTACTGGGTCGACCGCGCGTACTGGGGGCGGGGCGTGGCGACGTCCGCGCTGCGGGCCCTGCTCGCCGAGGTGCGGGACCGCCCGCTGTACGCACGCGCGGCGGCCGACAACACGGGGTCGCGGCGCGTGCTGGAGAAGTGCGGCTTCGAGACCAGCGCGCGGGCGCGCGGGTTCGCGACGGCCCGCGGCGAGGAGATCGACGAGGTCGTCCTGCACCTCGCGGAGTGA
- a CDS encoding DUF1349 domain-containing protein, with product MTLELPELPFPLRPYGPDGRWSYADGVLTGVAGPRQDRFVPPTGEALESVSDAPRLLGAPDGDFQLIARVSVGFRGAFDAGVLYVHVGERAWAKLCLEYSPDAPTVCTVVTRGHSDDCNSFTVEGDSVWFRVSRSGRAFAFHASLDGERWTFVRLFTLGDEAETGAALVGFLAQAPTGEGCTVTYDHLEFRPGWPADLRDGS from the coding sequence ATGACTCTTGAACTTCCCGAACTGCCGTTCCCTCTCCGCCCCTACGGGCCCGACGGCCGTTGGTCCTACGCCGACGGTGTGCTCACCGGAGTCGCCGGGCCCCGGCAGGACCGGTTCGTGCCGCCCACGGGGGAGGCACTGGAGTCCGTGTCCGACGCGCCGCGGCTGCTGGGGGCGCCGGACGGCGACTTCCAGCTGATCGCCCGGGTGTCCGTCGGGTTCCGCGGTGCCTTCGACGCCGGGGTGCTCTACGTGCACGTGGGGGAGCGGGCCTGGGCCAAGCTGTGCCTGGAGTACTCCCCGGACGCGCCCACCGTCTGCACGGTGGTCACCCGGGGGCACTCCGACGACTGCAACTCCTTCACCGTCGAGGGGGACTCCGTCTGGTTCCGGGTCAGCCGGAGCGGGCGGGCCTTCGCCTTCCACGCCTCCCTCGACGGGGAGCGCTGGACCTTCGTACGGCTCTTCACACTGGGCGACGAGGCGGAGACCGGAGCGGCCCTGGTCGGCTTCCTGGCCCAGGCGCCGACGGGGGAGGGCTGCACGGTGACGTACGACCACCTGGAGTTCCGGCCGGGCTGGCCCGCGGATCTGCGGGACGGCAGCTGA
- a CDS encoding IclR family transcriptional regulator, translating to MSAVETGGGAQVKSAVRTVELLEYFAGRPGMHSLASVQEAVGYPKSSLYMLLRTLVELGWVETDATGTRYGIGVRALLVGTSYIDGDEVVAAARPTLDRLSDDTTETIHLARLDGTNVVYLATRQSQHYLRPFTRVGRRLPAHSTSLGKALLSTYSDEQVRKLLPETLPALTEHTLTDREKLIEELHQVREQGFAVDREENTLGLRCFGVAVPYRTPARDAISCSVPVARLTPAHEQMVKDALFDARDRLTLATRRL from the coding sequence ATGTCGGCTGTCGAGACGGGGGGCGGAGCGCAGGTCAAGTCCGCGGTGCGGACGGTTGAGCTGCTCGAGTACTTCGCCGGACGCCCCGGTATGCACTCACTCGCGTCGGTCCAGGAGGCCGTCGGCTACCCGAAGTCCAGCCTGTACATGCTGCTGCGCACCCTGGTGGAGCTGGGCTGGGTGGAGACGGACGCGACGGGCACGCGGTACGGCATCGGCGTACGGGCCCTGCTGGTCGGCACCTCGTACATCGACGGCGACGAGGTGGTCGCGGCGGCCCGGCCGACGCTGGACCGGCTCTCCGACGACACGACGGAGACCATCCACCTCGCGCGGCTGGACGGCACGAACGTGGTCTACCTGGCCACCCGGCAGTCGCAGCACTACCTGCGGCCGTTCACCCGGGTGGGCCGCCGGCTGCCCGCGCACTCGACCTCGCTGGGCAAGGCGCTGCTGAGCACGTACAGCGACGAGCAGGTGCGCAAGCTGCTCCCGGAGACGCTGCCCGCGCTCACCGAACACACCCTCACCGACCGGGAGAAGCTCATCGAGGAGCTGCACCAGGTGCGGGAGCAGGGCTTCGCCGTGGACCGCGAGGAGAACACGCTGGGGCTGCGCTGCTTCGGTGTGGCGGTCCCGTACCGCACCCCCGCGCGGGACGCGATCAGCTGCTCGGTGCCGGTGGCGCGGCTGACGCCCGCGCACGAACAGATGGTGAAGGACGCGCTGTTCGACGCGCGGGACCGGCTGACACTGGCCACGCGTAGGCTCTGA
- a CDS encoding amidohydrolase family protein — MSDRAVLHVRGRVLVGPEEVRDELWVVDGRISYDRPAGAADVRTVEGWALPGLVDAHCHVGLDQHGAVPEDVAEKQALTDREAGTLLVRDAGSPSDTRWIDDREDLPKIIRAGRHIARTRRYIRNYAWEIEPEDLVAYVAQEARRGDGWVKLVGDWIDRDLGDLSACWPRGAVEKAIAEAHRLGARVTAHCFAEDSLRDLVEAGIDCVEHATGLTDDTIPLFAERGVAIVPTLVNIATFPTLAAGGETRFPRWSAHMRRLHERRYDTVRDAYDAGVPVFVGTDAGGALAHGLAGAEVAELVTAGIPPVEALAATTWAARRWLGRPGLDEGAPADLVVYDEDPRADVRVLGAPRRVVLNGRVVG; from the coding sequence ATGAGCGATCGCGCGGTGCTGCACGTGAGGGGACGGGTGCTCGTCGGGCCGGAGGAGGTCCGGGACGAGTTGTGGGTGGTCGACGGCCGGATCTCGTACGACCGCCCCGCGGGCGCCGCCGACGTCCGCACCGTCGAGGGGTGGGCGCTGCCCGGCCTGGTCGACGCGCACTGCCACGTCGGCCTGGACCAGCACGGGGCCGTCCCCGAGGACGTCGCCGAGAAGCAGGCGCTGACCGACCGGGAGGCGGGCACCCTCCTCGTCCGCGACGCGGGCTCGCCCTCCGACACCCGCTGGATCGACGACCGCGAGGACCTCCCGAAGATCATCCGGGCCGGCCGGCACATCGCCCGCACCCGCCGCTACATCCGCAACTACGCCTGGGAGATCGAGCCCGAGGACCTCGTCGCGTACGTCGCCCAGGAGGCCCGGCGCGGCGACGGCTGGGTGAAACTCGTCGGCGACTGGATCGACCGCGACCTAGGCGACCTGTCGGCCTGCTGGCCGCGCGGCGCCGTCGAGAAGGCCATCGCGGAGGCCCACCGCCTCGGCGCCCGCGTCACCGCGCACTGCTTCGCCGAGGACTCCCTGCGCGACCTGGTCGAGGCCGGGATCGACTGCGTCGAGCACGCCACGGGGCTCACGGACGACACGATCCCGCTCTTCGCCGAACGCGGCGTCGCCATCGTGCCCACCCTCGTCAACATCGCCACCTTCCCCACGCTGGCCGCCGGTGGCGAGACCCGGTTCCCGCGCTGGTCCGCCCACATGCGCCGGCTCCACGAACGCCGCTACGACACCGTTCGGGACGCCTACGACGCGGGTGTCCCCGTCTTCGTCGGCACGGACGCGGGCGGCGCCCTGGCGCACGGGCTCGCCGGGGCCGAGGTCGCGGAGCTGGTCACCGCGGGCATCCCGCCCGTCGAGGCCCTCGCCGCGACGACCTGGGCCGCCCGGCGCTGGCTCGGCCGTCCCGGCCTGGACGAGGGGGCGCCCGCGGACCTGGTGGTGTACGACGAGGACCCGCGCGCGGACGTGCGCGTGCTCGGCGCTCCGCGCCGGGTGGTGCTGAACGGACGGGTCGTCGGTTAG
- a CDS encoding pyridoxal-phosphate-dependent aminotransferase family protein, whose translation MTHPFLDLAPLSAGRFAAIEDRVARLLGTAQDVVVMQGEALLPLEGAIRAAAGPGTVALNIVTGPYGQTFGNWLRDCGATVHDLAVPFHAAVSAEQVRRAFAEHPEIDFVSLVHAEAATGNTNPVAEVGEVVRAHGALFYLDAVASVGAEPVLPDAWGVDLCVIGAQKAMGGPAGVSAVSVSERAWARMAANPNAPRRSYLSLLDWKERWIDGGRKALPHAPAQLEMLALQACVERFEAEGAGTVMARHASAAAATRAGALALGGLEPYVYEARDAAPVATTLRTPSDVDASALVARALESDPALPLAAGGGALAGEMIRVNHYGPDATRGAVQGCLAALGAALAERGLKADLEAARRAVEEAWERPAGTGLSEG comes from the coding sequence GTGACCCATCCCTTCCTGGATCTCGCCCCGCTGAGCGCCGGCCGTTTCGCCGCGATCGAGGACCGGGTCGCGCGTCTGCTGGGCACCGCGCAGGACGTGGTGGTCATGCAGGGCGAGGCGCTGCTGCCGCTGGAGGGCGCGATCCGCGCCGCCGCAGGTCCGGGCACCGTCGCGCTGAACATCGTCACGGGGCCCTACGGGCAGACCTTCGGGAACTGGCTGCGGGACTGCGGCGCGACCGTGCACGACCTCGCCGTGCCGTTCCACGCGGCCGTCTCCGCCGAGCAGGTCCGCCGGGCGTTCGCCGAGCACCCGGAGATCGACTTCGTGTCGCTGGTGCACGCCGAGGCGGCGACCGGCAACACCAACCCGGTCGCGGAGGTCGGCGAGGTGGTGCGGGCGCACGGCGCGCTGTTCTACCTGGACGCGGTGGCCTCCGTGGGCGCGGAGCCGGTGCTGCCGGACGCGTGGGGCGTGGACCTGTGCGTGATCGGCGCGCAGAAGGCGATGGGCGGCCCGGCCGGGGTGTCGGCGGTGTCGGTGAGCGAGCGGGCGTGGGCGCGGATGGCGGCGAACCCGAACGCCCCGCGCCGGTCGTACCTGTCGCTCCTCGACTGGAAGGAGCGCTGGATCGACGGCGGGCGCAAGGCGCTGCCGCACGCGCCGGCGCAGTTGGAGATGCTCGCGCTTCAGGCGTGCGTGGAGCGCTTCGAGGCGGAGGGCGCCGGCACGGTGATGGCGCGGCACGCGTCGGCCGCGGCGGCGACCCGGGCGGGCGCGCTCGCGCTGGGCGGCCTGGAGCCGTACGTGTACGAGGCGAGGGACGCGGCGCCGGTCGCGACGACGCTGCGGACGCCGTCGGACGTCGACGCGTCCGCGCTGGTGGCCCGGGCCCTGGAGTCCGACCCGGCGCTGCCGCTGGCGGCGGGCGGGGGCGCGCTGGCGGGCGAGATGATCCGGGTCAACCACTACGGTCCGGACGCGACGCGCGGGGCGGTGCAGGGCTGCCTGGCGGCACTGGGTGCCGCGCTGGCCGAGCGGGGGCTGAAGGCCGACCTGGAGGCCGCTCGGCGGGCCGTCGAGGAGGCGTGGGAGCGGCCGGCCGGCACCGGCCTTTCGGAAGGATGA
- the ectB gene encoding diaminobutyrate--2-oxoglutarate transaminase has product MTITQPDLSVFETVESEVRSYCRGWPTVFDRAVGSRMYDEDGHEYLDFFAGAGSLNYGHNNAVLKRALIDYLERDGVTHGLDMSTTAKRRFLETFQNTVLRPRDLPYKVMFPGPTGTNAVESALKLARKVKGRESIVSFTNAFHGMSLGSLAVTGNAFKRAGAGVPLVHGTPMPFDNYFDGTVEDFIWFERLLEDQGSGLNKPAAVIVETVQGEGGINVARAEWLRALAELCERQDMLLIVDDIQMGCGRTGAFFSFEEAGITPDIVTVSKSISGYGLPMALTLFKPELDVWEPGEHNGTFRGNNPAFVTATATLEAYWADGSAMEKQTRKRGEQVEQHMIAITEENLADVKEYRGRGLVWGLEFHDKGRAGRVAKRAFELGLLIETSGPESEVVKLLPALTITPDELDEGMKTLARAVRETA; this is encoded by the coding sequence GTGACCATCACCCAGCCCGACCTCAGCGTCTTCGAGACCGTCGAGTCCGAGGTGCGCAGCTACTGCCGCGGCTGGCCCACCGTCTTCGACCGTGCGGTCGGCAGCCGCATGTACGACGAGGACGGCCACGAGTACCTCGACTTCTTCGCCGGAGCGGGCTCGCTCAACTACGGGCACAACAACGCCGTCCTGAAACGGGCGCTGATCGACTACCTGGAGCGGGACGGCGTCACGCACGGGCTCGACATGTCGACCACCGCCAAGCGCCGCTTCCTGGAGACGTTCCAGAACACCGTCCTGCGGCCGCGCGACCTGCCCTACAAGGTCATGTTCCCGGGCCCGACGGGCACCAACGCCGTGGAGTCCGCGCTGAAGCTGGCGCGCAAGGTGAAGGGGCGCGAGTCGATCGTGTCGTTCACCAACGCCTTCCACGGCATGTCGCTGGGCTCGCTGGCGGTGACCGGCAACGCCTTCAAGCGGGCCGGCGCCGGCGTCCCGCTGGTGCACGGCACGCCCATGCCGTTCGACAACTACTTCGACGGCACCGTCGAGGACTTCATCTGGTTCGAGCGGCTGCTCGAGGACCAGGGTTCCGGTCTGAACAAGCCGGCCGCCGTGATCGTCGAGACCGTGCAGGGCGAGGGCGGGATCAACGTCGCCCGCGCCGAGTGGCTGCGCGCCCTGGCCGAGCTGTGCGAGCGCCAGGACATGCTGCTCATCGTCGACGACATCCAGATGGGCTGCGGCCGGACCGGCGCCTTCTTCTCCTTCGAGGAGGCGGGCATCACGCCGGACATCGTCACCGTCTCCAAGTCGATCAGCGGCTACGGCCTGCCGATGGCGCTGACCCTGTTCAAGCCGGAGCTGGACGTGTGGGAGCCGGGCGAGCACAACGGCACCTTCCGCGGCAACAACCCGGCCTTCGTCACGGCGACCGCCACGCTGGAGGCCTACTGGGCCGACGGGTCGGCGATGGAGAAGCAGACCCGCAAGCGCGGCGAGCAGGTCGAGCAGCACATGATCGCCATCACCGAGGAGAACCTCGCCGACGTCAAGGAGTACCGCGGCCGCGGCCTGGTCTGGGGCCTGGAGTTCCACGACAAGGGCCGCGCGGGCCGGGTCGCCAAGCGCGCCTTCGAGCTGGGGCTGCTCATCGAGACGTCCGGGCCGGAGAGCGAGGTCGTCAAGCTGCTGCCGGCGCTCACCATCACGCCCGACGAGCTGGACGAGGGCATGAAGACCCTCGCCCGGGCCGTGCGCGAGACGGCCTGA
- a CDS encoding ectoine synthase has product MIVRSFKEFEGTDRHVKSASGTWESTRIVLAKEKVGFSVHETILYAGTETSMWYANHIEAVVCTKGDAELTDRETGKTYHITPGTMYLLNGHERHTLKVKEDFHCICVFNPPVTGREDHDENGVYPLLTEEV; this is encoded by the coding sequence GTGATCGTCCGTTCGTTCAAGGAGTTCGAAGGCACCGACCGGCACGTGAAGAGCGCGTCCGGCACATGGGAGAGCACGCGGATCGTCCTCGCCAAGGAGAAGGTCGGCTTCTCCGTCCACGAGACGATCCTGTACGCGGGTACGGAGACGTCGATGTGGTACGCGAACCACATCGAGGCCGTCGTCTGCACCAAGGGCGACGCCGAGTTGACCGACCGCGAGACGGGGAAGACTTACCACATCACGCCGGGCACGATGTACCTCCTCAACGGCCATGAGCGGCACACGCTCAAGGTCAAGGAGGACTTCCACTGCATCTGTGTCTTCAACCCGCCCGTCACCGGACGGGAGGATCACGACGAGAACGGCGTCTACCCGCTGCTCACCGAGGAGGTGTGA
- the ectA gene encoding diaminobutyrate acetyltransferase, whose protein sequence is MTAAQADLQIDRPRVADGAALWRIARDSEVLDLNSSYSYLLWCRDFAATSAVARDERGEPVGFVTGYVRPDRPDTLLVWQVAVDAAYRGRRLAASLLDGLAERTVAERGLTTLETTISPDNTASQRLFTSFAERRGARLEREVLFDTDVFPDGPHEPEVLYRIGPLTATG, encoded by the coding sequence ATGACTGCCGCGCAAGCAGACCTGCAAATCGATCGTCCGAGAGTGGCCGACGGGGCCGCCCTGTGGCGGATAGCGAGGGATTCCGAGGTCCTCGACCTGAACTCGTCCTACAGCTATCTGCTCTGGTGCCGGGACTTCGCCGCCACGTCGGCCGTCGCCCGCGACGAGCGCGGTGAGCCGGTCGGCTTCGTCACCGGATACGTACGTCCGGACCGTCCGGACACCCTGCTCGTGTGGCAGGTGGCGGTGGACGCGGCGTACCGCGGGCGCCGGCTCGCCGCCTCCCTGCTCGACGGGCTGGCCGAGCGGACCGTCGCGGAACGCGGTCTGACCACGCTGGAGACCACCATCTCCCCCGACAACACGGCCTCCCAGCGGCTGTTCACCTCGTTCGCCGAGCGTCGTGGCGCCCGGCTGGAGCGCGAGGTGCTGTTCGACACGGACGTGTTCCCCGACGGTCCGCACGAGCCCGAGGTCCTCTACCGCATAGGTCCCCTGACCGCAACCGGCTGA